GGACCGAGCGGGTGCGGGAAGTCGTCGCTGCTGCGCGCCGTCGCGGGACTCGAACCGCTCGCGGCCGGGAGCGTGACCTACGACGGCGCCGACCTCGCCGGGGTGCCCGTGCACCGGCGCGGGTTCGGGCTGCTGTTCCAGGACGGGCAGCTCTTCGCCCACCGCGACGTCGGGCGGAACGTGGCCTACGGGCTGGAGGTCGCGGGGGCCTCGCGGGCGGAGCGGTCGGCGCGCGTGCGCGAGCTGTTGGCCGCCGTCGGGCTCGCAGGGTACGAGCGACGGGCCGTGACCACCCTGTCCGGCGGCGAGAAGCAGCGCGTGGCGCTCGCACGGGCGCTCGCCCCGCGGCCGCGCCTGCTGCTGCTCGACGAGCCGTTCAGCGCCCTCGACCGTGCGCTGCGCGAACGTCTCGCCGACGACGTCCGCGACGTGCTGCACGCGACCGGCACGACGGCGGTCTTCGTGACCCACGACCACGACGAAGCGTTCACCGTGGCCGACCGCGTCGGCATCATGCAGGCCGGCCGCCTGCTGCAGGTCGCCGCCCCCGAGGAGCTGTGGCGCACACCCGCCTCCCGGGAGGTGGCCGAGTTCCTCGGCTACCAGGCCTTCGTGCCGCAGGACGGCGGCTGGCTCGCCGTCGGCCCCACCGGGCTGCGGGTCGTGGAGCCCGGGACGACCGGGGCCGACGGCGGGACGGCGGCACGGGTCGTCGGCAGCGCGTTCCGGCGCGGGCGCACCGAGGTGACGGTCGACGTCGACCTCGGGGCCGGTACCCAGCGCCTCGTGGCGCTCGCGGACGGCGCGCCCGCTCTCGAGCCGGGCACCGCCGTCGTCGTTGAGACGGACCCGGCGGGGACCGCCGCCGTCCCGCGCTGACGGGCGTTCGGCAGAACCTCCGCGGTTCGGCAGTTGCTTCTGCCGAAGTCCGGGCATCCTGCCGAACGCGCAGGGTTCTGCCGACGGCGATGAGTTGACGGGGGTGCAGCCGTCTTGAGGGTGAATCTGACCAGTTCGTCATGTGAGGTGTGTTCATGGGCCGCATCGTCTCCACGCTCTTCAGCTCGCTCGACGGCGTCGTCGAGATCGACCCCGAGTGGCACTTCCCCTACTTCGACGACCAGATGGGGGCCGCCGTCACCGATGACTACGCAGGCGTCGGCGCCATCCTGCTCGGGCGGGTCACCTACGACAGCTTCGTCGGCGCCTGGCCCGACCGTGAGGCGGCCGGCGAGGAGGACGCCGGCTTCGCGAAGCTCATCGGCGACACCCGCAAGATCGTCGCCACGCGCGGTACCGGCGACCTCGGCTGGCGCAACGTCGAGGCCACGCCCGACGTCGTCGCCACGGCCCAGGCGCTGCGCGCGGACCAGGGCGTCGAGAAGGTGATCGTCCCGGGATCCATCACCATCGTGCGCGAGCTGCTCGCCGCCGGCCTGCTCGACGAGCTGCGCCTGCTGGTCCACCCCATCGCCGCCCGCACCGGCGAGCGCCTGTTCGACGAAGGGGCCGAGCGCTACCCGATGCGGCTCGTGTCGGCGGAGCCCTTCGACTCCGGCGTCGTCCGCCTGATCTACGCGCCGACGACGCCGCCCGAGGCGAAGACGTACGACGACGTCAAGCAGCACGACATGCCGCAGCCGGACTGACCCGCCCGTCCGGTGGTTGAGCCTGTCGAAACCACCGTGGGCCGGTGGGGTGGTTTCGACAGGCTCAACCACCGGGGGAGCGGCTCAACGACCGGGGGTGAGGGTGCTTAGGCGGGGGTGCCTGTGACCGTCGTGCCCGTGCGGGTGACCGTGTACTCGACCGTCTCGCCGCTCCAGAAGTGGAACGTCAGGCGTACGGGGGTGCCGTCGGTGACCTCCGCGAAGAACGCCGGCGTCAGCACGATCGACGCGTCGTCGGGAGCGAACGCGACGTCGTACTCCTTGTAGGACGTCCAGCCGTGCGGCCCCGCGAACGTGCCGTCGGCGTAGTGCGCCTCCATGGTGGCGAGGCGGTCGCCGTGGAACGCCGTCGGGATCGCGAACGCGTCCGTGCTGCCCGACGACGCCGACAGCACCGGGGTGGTGGCGGCAATGATCTCGATGCGCCACGGCAGGCCGCGGTTGAAACGGACCTCGAGCCAGCCCGCCGAGCCCTCCGGGACACCCGCCACGACCCGCCCCAGCAGGGCAGCGGACAGGGTGAGGTCGTCGCCCGTCAGCCGTGCGTCGGCGGGCCGGAGCCGGCGGCCGTCGAACCACACGCCCGTGACCCGCTGCCCGTGCGGGTCGAGCGTCACCGTCTGCGCGGCGACGTCGTCGGGCCGGACGAACACCTGGTCGGTGGAGCCCGTGCCGGACCTCGTGCGCCAGGACGTGGCGATGGCCGCGTACAGCTCGGGGTCCTGCCACCGGAACGTGGTGCGGTCGAGGTGCTGACCGTTGTCCCACAGCATCGTCGTGACGCCCGTGGAGCGGGCGAGCGCGCCCAGGTGCTCGAAGAACTTGAGCTTCTCGCCGCGCTCGATGGTGCCGGTGTGCCGGTCGAAGCCGAGCAGGCCGTACTCGCCGAGGATCACGGGGATGCCGCGGTCCACGAAGGCAGCCTCGACGCGTGCGAACGTGTCCTCGGTGTCCGCCTGCGCGGTGGCGTCGTAGCGGTACCCGCCCGCGACGTTCACGCTGAACGGCCAGTAGCCGTAGTAGTGGAAGGTCGCGGCGAGGTTCTCGTCGTCGAGGGCGTCGAACGTCGTCAGGAGCGAGTCGAGGCGCGCCTGGCCCGCGTCGGTGTGCAGCGTCGGCAGCACGAGCACCCGGTCGGCGTTCCCGCCGCCCGTCGCCCGGACGGTGCGCGTGAACGCCTGGTTCAGCTCGTCGAGGAGCAGGTCGCCCTCGTCGTCGCCGACGTTCGCGAACTGCGGCTCGTTGAGGCTCTCCAGGAGCAGCGAGCGCGGGTGGTCCCGGAACCGCTCGGCGATCTGCTGCCACAGGGAGGTGAGCTGGGCCAGCACGGCGTCGTGGTCCTGCGGAAACGCGTCGGCCCACATCCACGAGTCGTGGTGCACGTCCAGCAGCACGTACAGCCCGGCGTCGAGCGCCTCGTCGACGACCTCCTCGACGCGGTCCATGGCGGCCGGGTCCACCGTGTGGTCCGGAGCCGCGCCCTGGTACTGGCCCCACGTGACGGGGATGCGCACCGAGCGGAACCCGGCGTCGGCGAGCGCGTCGAACAGCTCGGGGGTCACGCGCGGGTTGCCCCAGGCGGTCTCGTCCGCGCCGACCGCGTCGAGCGTGTTGCCGAGGTTCCAGCCGGGCTGCATGGCCCCGACGACGGCGCTCGCCGACCTCGGGACCCCGTCGCGGCGCTGGTCACGGTCGTGACGGTCGTTGTCGCGGGGGTCGCGGTCGCGACCTTGGTGGTGGCCGTCGCGGGCGTGCTGCGTCTCGGGCGCCGCGGCGGCGGGGCCGGTGAGCCCGACCCCCAGCCCTCCGAGTCCCAGGGCCACGGCCGCGACGAGTGCGCCCGCCCCCGTCCAACGTCGTCGTGCCATGTGATGCTCTCCCTCGAGCCGTGGGGCGACCCTGCCCCGGGGCGCGGCCTGCGGGCCGCGGGCTGGGCGGACGACCCAGCACACCCCAGGAACCTAGGGGAGCGCGGTGGGGATGGCAACGGGAGATTGTGGCGCTGACCTGCTGAAACGTTCCGGGTTTCGTCGAAATGAGGGGTCGTGACCGCCCCGTCGTCGAAGGGTTCGACGACGGGGCGGGTGGCCGTCGATGGGGTGGCGTGGTTTCGACAGGCTCAACCACCGGGCGGCGGCTCAACCACCGGGTTTCGACAGGCTCAACCACCGGGGGGGCGGCTCAACCACCGGTAGGTGGGTCAGCCGTGGCGCAGGGCGCGGTACCGGCGGACCAGCGACTGGGTCGACGGGTCCTGGGCGGCGAGCGCGGCCTCGTCGCCCGAGACCGCCGGGGCGATCTCCATCGCGAGCTTCTTGCCGAGCTCCACGCCCCACTGGTCGAACGAGTCGATGCCCCAGACGATGCCCTGCGTGAACGTGATGTGCTCGTAGAGGGCGACGAGCTGGCCCACCACCGACGGCGTGAGGGCGGGCGCGAGGATCGACGTCGTCGGGCGGTTGCCCGGGAACGTGCGGGCGGAGACCAGGGCCTCCGGGGTGCCCTCCTCCCGGACCTCTGCCGCCGTCTTGCCGAAGGCGAGCGCCTTGGTCTGGGCGAAGAAGTTGGCGAGGAACAGCTCGTGCACGTCGGCGCCGGCCGCCACCGCGCCACCGTCCCCTTCGCCGTCGGCCAGCGGGTAGGCCGGCTCGGCGACGGCGATGAAGTCCGCCGGGATGAGCTGCGTGCCCTGGTGGATGAGCTGGTAGAACGCGTGCTGGCCGTTGGTGCCCGGCTCGCCCCAGAACACCTCGCCGGTGGCCGTCGTGACGGGGGTGCCGTCCCAGCGCACGGACTTGCCGTTCGACTCCATGGTGAGCTGCTGGAGATACGCGGCGAAGCGGTGGAGCTGCTGCGCGTAGGGCAGCACGGCGTGCGACGCCGCGCCGAGGAAGTTGACGTACCAGACGTTGAGCAGGCCCATCAGCGCGGGGACGTTCCGCTCCAGCGGCGTCGTGCGGAAGTGCTCGTCGATGGCGCGGAAGCCGGCGAGGAGCTCGCGGAAGCGGTCCGGGCCGACGGCGATGGCCACCGACGTGCCGATCGCCGAGTCGACCGAGTAGCGGCCGCCCACCCAGTCCCAGAAGCCGAACGCGTTGGCCGGGTCGATGCCGAAGGCGGCGACCTTGTCGAGCGCCGTGGAGACGGCGACGAAGTGCTGCCCGACGGCGGCGCGGCGGGCCTCCGCGGTGTCCTCGACGACGCCGCGGGCCACGAGGCCGTCCAGCAGCCAGGTCCGCGCCAGGCGCGCGTTGGTGAGCGTCTCGAGCGTCCCGAACGTCTTGGACGCCACGATGAACAGCGTCGTCTCGGGGTCGAGGCCCTTGGTCTTCTGCGCGACGTCGGTGGGGTCGATGTTGGAGACGAAGCGGACCGTGAGGCCGTCCTGGCGGTACGGCTCGAGCGCCTCGTAGATCATGACGGGGCCGAGGTCGGAGCCGCCGATGCCGATGTTGACGACCGTCTCGACGCGCCGGCCGGTCACGCCGGTCCACTCGCCGGACCGGACCTTGTCGGCAAACGCCGAGAGCTTGTCGAGCTCCGCCGCGACGTCGGCGTCCACGTCCTGGCCGTCGACGACCAGCGGCGGCTGCGTGCCCGGTGCGCGGCGCAGCGCGGTGTGCAGCACCGCACGGTCCTCGGTGACGTTGATGCGCTCGCCGGTGAACATCGCCTCGATCCGCTCGGTGAGGTTCACCTCCTGCGCGAGGCGCACCAGCAGCGCGAGGGTCTCGTCGGTGACGAGGTTCTTCGACAGGTCGACGAAGAGCTCGCCGGCCTCGAGGGTGAGCCGCTCGGCGCGCGCGGGGTCGGCCTCGAACCAGCCGCGCAGGTCGGCGCGGAGGCTCTCGTGGTGGGTGGTCAGGTCGGCCCAGGCGCTGGTGCTGGTGGGGTCCACGGGGGCAGGCGTCGTCATGGGCTCCACGGTAACGAGGCGCGGGGCGCCCCGCGCAGCCGACCAGCCCCTGTGCTCGCTCTGTGGGTGCTCAGACGACCTTCTGCCACCCGGCCGCCCCGCCCGCCGGCCGGAAGCCCAGGGCGACGTTGATGGCGAGCATGTGGTCGTTCTCCTCGGCGTTCCACGTGTGCACGCGCTCGACGTCGGGCCGTAGCTCGGCCAGGGCGCGCAGGTTGGCGACCTTGACCAGCATCCCCAGGCGGTGGCCGCGGTGCGGCGCCAGCACGATGGTGTCCCACTGGAACGCGAACGTCTGGTCCGGCTGCCACATGAGCATCGTCATCGCGGCGAGCTCGCCGGTGGCCTCGCGCTCGGCGGCCGTGATCACGTACTCGCGGCCCTGCTCGGCGTGCTGGACCATCATCCGCTGGACGCGGGCGGCGTCCCACGGGTCCTCGCGGTAGTCGAGCGCGCCGACCGGGGCGTCGGTGGACATGCGCGTCTCCAGCAGGGCGAACGCGTCGAGCCAGGCATCCGGGATCGTGGTGTCCCAGCGGTGCAGCCGGTACCCGTCGGCGTGCGGGAGGGCCTGCGCCTCGAGGCGGTCGAGGTGCGCGGCAGCCACCGGCACGGGCAGCAGGGAACGGCGGTCGACCTGGGCCAGCGCGTAGCCGTGCGCGAGCGCGAACCGCACGCCCGGCGCGTCGGCGGGGGCGGCGCCCGACCCGGTCGGCGGGACCAGCGGCGGTGATCCGGGCTGCTCGGCGAAGTCGAGCTCGGCCTGGAGGGTGCCGCGGCCGGCGTCCGCAGCGACCTTCTCGGCGCGCTCCAGCAGCGCCGCCCCGAGCCCGCGGCGCCGGTGCGCGGGGTGCACGACGACGGAGACCCACGCCGCGTGCAGGTTGCTCGTCGTCGGGATGTCGATGCTGGCCCGCCCGACGACGCTGTCGTCGTCGTCGACCGCCACCAGGAGCGTGCGGAGCTCGTCCTCCTGGTGGGCGAGCTGGCTCGCGAACTCGACGGCGAGCGTCGCCAGATCCTCGTGGCCGTCCCGCTCCAGGCAGGCCGCGCGGTCCAGGGCCTCGGCGCCGCGGTGCGCCCAGCCGGGCGGGCTCCCGGCCGGTTCGGCCGCGACCTCGACCAGCCGCCAGGGGAGAACGCTCATACCACAAGGGTCAGCGAGCGCACGCTGAAAGTCACGCATTTTTGACATTGCCCGGCGCGGCCTGCGACCCTCACGCGCGACAGGTGTCTGTCGATCCCCGAACGAACCCCGAGGTTCCACCCCCATGACGACGACGAAGCGCGCCGCGTCCGCTCTCGCGCTGGGCGCGGCCATCGCGCTGCTGGCCTCCGGCTGCGCCGGCCGCGCGGCACCCGGCGGTCTCGACAACGTGCAGACCATCACCTGGTGGCACAACTCGACACAGACGGCGGCCAAGGACTACTACGACAAGGTCGCGAACGACTTCGAGCGAGATCACCCCGGCGTCAACGTCGAGGTCACGGCGCTCGAGCACTCCGACATGCTCGCCCGGCTCGACGCCACGCTGGAGTCGGACGACCCCGAGCAGGTGCCCGACGTCTTCATGTCCCGCGGTGGTGGTGAGCTGGAGGGCGAGGTCGCGGCCGGCGTGACGCGTGACCTGACCAAGGTCGCCGCGGAGGAGCTGGCCAAGATCAGCCGGTTCACGAACGACTACACCGTGGACGGCAAGGTCTACGCCCTGCCGTACTCCATGGGCATCGTCGGCTTCTACTACAACACCGACCTGTTCGAGCAGGCCGGCATCACCGAGGTCAACCCGAGCCCGACGATCGACGAGTTCAACGGCTGGATCGACCAGCTCCAGGCGGCCGGCATCCCGCCGATCTCGGTGGGCGCGGGCGACAAGTGGCCTGCCGCGCACTACTGGTTCTACAACGTGGTGCGTGAGTGCACCTACGACACGGTCGAGGCCGCGATCGCGTCGAAGAGCTACGCCGACCCGTGCTTCCTGCGGGCCGGGGAGAGCCTCTCGGCGCTCGTCGCGAAGCAGCCGTTCAACGAGGGCTACGCGACGACGGCCGCGCAGGAAGGGCCGACGTCGGCGTCCGGTCTGCTCGCCAACGGCCAGGTGGCCATGGAGCTCGCCGGCCACTGGGAGCCCGGCCTCGTCGGCGGTCTGCGTGCCGACGGCACCGTGCCCGACACGCTGAGCTGGTTCGCCTATCCGACGTTCCCCGGCCAGGCCGGCGACCCGCTCGACCAGATGGGCGGCGGTGACGCGTGGGAGGTGTCGACCTCGGCCCCCGACGTCGCCGTGGACCTCGCGAAGTACCTGCTCTCGGACGAGGTGCAGAAGGGCTTCGCGGAGCTGAACATGGGCCTGCCCACCAACCCGGCGGCGGCGGACTCGATCGCGTTCCCCGCCCTGCAGGACCTCGTCGCCGTGCGTGACAAGGCCAGCCGTGCACCGCAGCTCTACCTGGACACCCGCCTCGGCAGCAAGATCGGTGACCCGCTGGTCGCCGAGATCTACAAGGTGTTCACCGGCGAGTCCGGCGCGCAGCAGGTGGTCGACGCGATCAACGCGGCGGCCAACGGCTCCACCGAGTAGAACGACACGACGACGCCGCCCTCGCCGATGCGGGGGCGGCGTCGTGCTGAGCGGGAAGTGGCGTCCCGGCCCGTCAGCGCTGCGGCGCGGGGCCGGTGGACTTGCGCACCACGAGCCGCGCCGGCAGCCGGACGTGCGTCTCCGCGTCGTGCCCGTCGAGCAGGGCCAGCAGCATGGTGACGGCGCGGGCGCCCATCTCCTGCAGCGGCTGGGCGATCGTCGTCAGGCGCGGGCTCGCGCTCGCGGCCTCCGGGATGTCGTCGAAACCGACCACCGAGAGGTCGTGCGGCACGCGCAGCCCCAGCTCGTGCGCGACCTGGAGCACGGCGAACGCCGAGAGGTCGTTCGCGGCGAAGATCGCCGTCGGCCGGTCGGGGAGCGTGAGGAGGTCGCGCGCGGCGTCGGTGGACCAGGCGGAACGGTAGCCGCCGTCGCGCACCAGCTCGGGGTCGAACGGGATGCCCGCCTCCTCCAGCGAGAGGCGGTACCCGTGCTCGCGGCGGTGCGCCGACTCGAGGTCGGTGCGGCCACGGATGTGCGCGATGCGACGGTGGCCCAGGTCGATGAGGTGCCGGGTCGCGGTGCGCGCGCCGGCGACGTTGTCGGAGTCGACGATGTGCGACCCGCTGGTGCCGGTGTGCGGGTCCACCGAGATCACCGGGACGCTGGCGCCCTGGAGGCTCACCGTGGGTGTGAGGATGATCGCGCCGTCGATGAGCGTGCCGCCCAGGCGGGACAGCGAACGGCGCTCCCAGCCGACGGCGTTGTCGTCGCTGATGGCGCCCGAGTAGGCGAGCAGCTCGTAGCCCTTGCCGACCGCCTCGGCCGAGATGCCCTTGAGCAGCTCGGCGGCGAACGGGTCGAACCCCGCGAGCAGGATGCCGAGGACGTTGGTGCGGCTGCGCCGCAGGGAGCTCGCCACCAGGGACGTCTCGTACCCCAGGTCGGCGACGATCTGGAGCACCCGTTCAGCGGTCGCGGCCGCGACGCCGTAGCGTCCGTTGACGACCTTGGAGACGGTCGCGACGGAGACTCCGGCCTCACGGGCGACGTCGCTGATCGTCACCCGTCCGACGGGAATGGTGGATGGCCCGGGATGGTGGGCGTCGGTGCTCACGCACAGACCGTATCCCGTGGCGGCGCGCCGCAACGCATCCGTGGCGCAGCCGTATGAAAAGCGTTATCGACAACGATTGCCGTGGGCCGGTTCTCGGGCCGTTTTCTGACGTATCCTGCTCCCGCTGTCCGCGCTCGGTGACGGGCCTGCCCATCGCCGCGCGGGACCGACGCAGCCACGCGCCGATGGTGGTTGCGCCACACCGTGGGGCCGATCGTTGCAGACCCGTAGCGTGGAACCGCTCTGGGGCTGCCCCGTTCCCCCCGCCCGCGTCAAAGGAGATCCCCGTGACCGACGCCGCCCAGGCTCCGGCACCCGCGCACATGCCCGAGGTGTCCGAGCGCGTGCGCACCCTCATCGCCCAGATGACCGTCGAGGAGAAGCTCGCGCAGATCGTCAGCTTCTGGCCGGACCAGGGCGGCAACGTCGTGGCGCCGATGCAGGGCGAGATGGCCGCCGAGTCCGGCGGCAAGTCGCTCGCCGATATCACGAAGCACGGCCTCGGCCAGTACACCCGCGTGTACGGCACGCGTCCGGTGGACCCGATCCAGCGGGCCGAGTGGCTCTGGGGTGAGCAGCGCCGGCTCAAGAAGGAGACGCGCCTGGGCATCCCCGCGCTCGTCCACGAGGAGTGCCTCACGGGTCTTGCTGCCTGGCAAGCCGCGACGTTCCCCGCGCCGCTCGCCTGGGGTGCCTCGTTCGACGACGAGCTCGTCTACGAGATGGGCCAGGTCATCGGCGAGTCGATGAAGAAGCTGGGCGTCCACCTGGGGCTCGCGCCGGTGCTCGACGTCATCCGCGACCCGCGCTGGGGCCGCACCGAGGAGGCCATCTCGGAGGACCCGTACGTCGTCGGCACCATCGCCACGAAGTACGTGCAGGGCCTGCAGGCCTCCGGTGTGCACGCCACGCTCAAGCACTTCGTCGGCTACTCCGGCTCGAAGGCCGGGCGCAACCACGCCCCGGTCTCGGCCGGCCCGCGCGAGCTCGCCGACACGTTCCTGCCGCCGTTCGAGATGGCTGTGCTCGACGGCAAGGTCAAGTCGGTCATGAACTCCTACACCGACGTCGACGGCGTCCCCTGCGCCGCCAACGAGGGCCTCCTGACCGGCGTGCTGCGCGAGAAGTGGGGCTTCGAGGGCACCGTCGTCGCCGACTACTTCGCCGTCGCGTTCCTCGAGGTCATGCACGGCGTCGCGAGCGACCGTGCCGACGCCGCCGCGCAGGCGCTGCGCGCCGGCCTCGACGTCGAGCTGCCCGGCATGGACGCCTTCCCGCTGCTGGCCGAGAAGGTGCGCAGCGGCGAGTTCCCCGAAGCGTTCGTGGACCGCGCCCTCGCGCGGCACCTCACCCAGAAGGAGGAGCTCGGCCTGCTCGAGCCCGACGCCTTCGAGGACGAGCCGCCGACCGAGATCGACCTCGACTCGCCGCGCCACCAGGCGATCGCGCGCAAGCTCGCGCAGGAGTCGATCGTCCTGCTGTCGAACGACGGCACGCTGCCGCTCGCGGGTGCGGACGCCCCGAAGCGCATCGCCGTCGTCGGCCCGAACGCCGACGCCGTCGAGGCCCTCCAGGGCTGCTACTCGTTCGCGAACCACGTGCTCGCGCACTACCCGGACCACGAGATCGGGTTCCACATCCCCACCGTCACCGAGGCGATGCGTGAGGCGTTCGCGGACGCCGAGCTCGTCACCGCACACGGCTGCGACGTCGAGGGCACGGACTCGTCGGGCATCGCGGAGGCCGTCGCGGCCGCCGAGGGTGCCGACGTCGTCGTCGCCGTCGTCGGCGACCGGGCCGGCCTGTTCGGCCGCGGCACCGTCGGCGAGGGCAACGACGCCGAGTCGCTCGACCTGCCGGGCGTGCAGCGCGAGCTCGTCGAGGCGCTCGTCGCCACGGGCAAGCCCGTCGTCATGGTCATGACGCTCGGCCGCCCCTACGTCATCGACTGGGCGCTCGACGGGGAGGGCCCCAAGCCCGCCGCCGTGATCCACGCCGCGTTCCCGGGTGAGGGCGGCGGCCTCGCGATCGCCGACGTGCTCGCCGGCACCGTCAACCCGTCGGGCCGCCTGCCGCTCTCGCTGCCGCGCAGCTCGGGCGCGCAGCCGTACTCGTACCTGCACCCGATGCTCGGCGGCCCGTCCGACGTGACGAACACCGACTCGACCCCGACGCGCCCGTTCGGGTTCGGCCTCTCGTACACGACGTTCGCGTACGCGGACCTCGAGGTCTCCTCGTCCGTCGAGGCCGGCGGCACCATCACCGCCGCCGTCACCGTGACCAACACGGGCGACGTGGCCGGTGCGGAGCCCGTGCAGGTCTACGGCCGCGACGTGCTCGGCTCGATCGCCCGCCCGGTGGTCCAGCTGCTCGGCTACCAGCGCGTCGCGCTGGAAGCCGGCGAGTCGAAGCGCCTGACGTTCGAGATCCCGACGACGCGGTTCGCGTTCTCCGACCGCCGCATGGTCAAGATCGTCGAGCCCGGCGACGTCGAGGTGTGGGTCGCCTCGCACTCGGCCGCCGCGGAGACGTCGTCCGACGTCGCGGAGACGACCGCCGGCGCCATCGTCAACGAGAAGAAGGCCGCGAAGGTCGAGATCCCGGGCACGGCCACGCCGCGCG
The Xylanimonas cellulosilytica DSM 15894 DNA segment above includes these coding regions:
- a CDS encoding glycoside hydrolase family 3 N-terminal domain-containing protein codes for the protein MPEVSERVRTLIAQMTVEEKLAQIVSFWPDQGGNVVAPMQGEMAAESGGKSLADITKHGLGQYTRVYGTRPVDPIQRAEWLWGEQRRLKKETRLGIPALVHEECLTGLAAWQAATFPAPLAWGASFDDELVYEMGQVIGESMKKLGVHLGLAPVLDVIRDPRWGRTEEAISEDPYVVGTIATKYVQGLQASGVHATLKHFVGYSGSKAGRNHAPVSAGPRELADTFLPPFEMAVLDGKVKSVMNSYTDVDGVPCAANEGLLTGVLREKWGFEGTVVADYFAVAFLEVMHGVASDRADAAAQALRAGLDVELPGMDAFPLLAEKVRSGEFPEAFVDRALARHLTQKEELGLLEPDAFEDEPPTEIDLDSPRHQAIARKLAQESIVLLSNDGTLPLAGADAPKRIAVVGPNADAVEALQGCYSFANHVLAHYPDHEIGFHIPTVTEAMREAFADAELVTAHGCDVEGTDSSGIAEAVAAAEGADVVVAVVGDRAGLFGRGTVGEGNDAESLDLPGVQRELVEALVATGKPVVMVMTLGRPYVIDWALDGEGPKPAAVIHAAFPGEGGGLAIADVLAGTVNPSGRLPLSLPRSSGAQPYSYLHPMLGGPSDVTNTDSTPTRPFGFGLSYTTFAYADLEVSSSVEAGGTITAAVTVTNTGDVAGAEPVQVYGRDVLGSIARPVVQLLGYQRVALEAGESKRLTFEIPTTRFAFSDRRMVKIVEPGDVEVWVASHSAAAETSSDVAETTAGAIVNEKKAAKVEIPGTATPRATVTITGPLHEVTTSDARWVTTTIA